In Nicotiana tabacum cultivar K326 chromosome 17, ASM71507v2, whole genome shotgun sequence, one DNA window encodes the following:
- the LOC107772379 gene encoding uncharacterized protein LOC107772379: protein MAEVKISEMRDLTRIERIGAHSHIRGLGLDSSLEPRLSSEGMVGQTSARKAAGVIVKMVQEGKIAGRAVLLAGQPGTGKTAIAMGMAKSLGQETPFAMLAGSELYSLEMSKTEALMQAFRKAIGVRIKEEAEVIEGEVVEVQIDRPAVAGAASKTGKLTLKTTDMETVYDLGGKMIEALGKEKVQSGDVIAIDKASGKITKLGRSFSRSRDYDAMGPQTKFVQCPEGELQKRKEIVHCVTLHEIDVINSRTQGFLALFTGDTGEIRAEVREQIDTKVAEWREEGKAEIVPGVLFIDEVHMLDIECFSFLNRALENDMAPILVVATNRGITTIRGTNYKSPHGIPIDFLDRLLIISTQPYKEEEIRKILDIRCQEEDVEMSEDAKILLTKIGVNTSLRYAIHLITSAALACQKRKGKIVEVDDVTRVYNLFYDVKRSTQYLMEYQSQYMFNEVPTGDAEEDDTTAMVS, encoded by the exons ATGGCGGAGGTGAAAATCTCAGAGATGCGTGACCTAACCCGAATAGAACGCATAGGTGCACACTCCCACATCCGAGGTCTCGGTCTCGACTCATCACTCGAACCCCGCCTCAGTTCCGAAGGCATGGTAGGCCAAACCTCCGCTCGTAAAGCCGCCGGCGTAATAGTCAAAATGGTTCAAGAAGGTAAAATCGCGGGTCGGGCTGTCCTCCTCGCGGGTCAACCCGGTACGGGCAAAACAGCTATTGCAATGGGCATGGCGAAATCATTAGGGCAAGAAACCCCTTTCGCTATGCTAGCAGGAAGCGAACTTTACTCCCTCGAGATGTCGAAAACGGAAGCACTTATGCAGGCATTTCGTAAAGCAATTGGCGTGCGGATTAAAGAAGAGGCTGAAGTTATTGAAGGAGAAGTTGTGGAGGTGCAGATTGATAGGCCAGCTGTGGCTGGGGCGGCGTCAAAGACGGGGAAGTTGACTTTGAAGACTACGGATATGGAGACAGTTTATGACTTGGGAGGGAAAATGATTGAGGCTTTAGGGAAGGAGAAAGTTCAGAGTGGGGATGTTATTGCTATTGATAAGGCTTCTGGGAAGATTACTAAATTAGGGAGGTCGTTTTCGAGGTCCAGGGATTATGATGCTATGGGACCCCAGACTAAGTTTGTACAATGCCCTGAAGGAGAGCTCCAGAAGAGGAAGGAGATTGTACATTGCGTTACCCTCCACGAAATTGACGTCATAAATAGCAG AACACAGGGATTTTTAGCACTATTTACGGGTGATACTGGTGAGATTCGTGCTGAAGTGAGAGAACAAATAGATACCAAGGTTGCAGAGTGGAGGGAGGAAGGGAAGGCAGAGATTGTGCCTGGTGTCCTCTTCATTGACGAAGTCCATATGCTTGACATTGAGTGTTTCTCTTTCCTAAACCGAGCTCTGGAAAATGACATGGCACCTATATTGGTTGTTGCTACCAATAGAGGCATTACTACAATTCGGGGAACAAACTACAAATCCCCACATGGGATTCCAATTGACTTTCTTGATCGCCTGCTCATCATCTCTACACAGCCTTACAAGGAGGAGGAAATTCGTAAAATTCTGGACATCAGATGCCAAGAGGAGGATGTAGAAATGTCTGAAGATGCAAAAATTTTGTTGACCAAGATCGGGGTGAATACATCTTTGAGATATGCCATCCACCTTATTACTTCTGCAGCTCTGGCTTGCCAGAAGCGGAAAGGGAAGATTGTGGAAGTGGACGATGTTACTCGAGTCTATAATCTGTTTTATGATGTCAAGAGATCCACACAGTACTTGATGGAGTACCAGAGCCAGTACATGTTTAATGAGGTGCCAACAGGAGATGCAGAGGAAGATGATACTACTGCCATGGTCTCCTGA